Genomic window (Nymphaea colorata isolate Beijing-Zhang1983 chromosome 1, ASM883128v2, whole genome shotgun sequence):
ACCAATGTATCCAAATCAGTCCGCACCAAAACATACTCCAAGAAATTAGAATTTCCATGCACCAATGAGTAAAGAAGCAAGACAGAGCTCTCATCAAACAAGTACCTGCACCAATTGTAgaaatagttgaaaaaaaaaatggaaaagtcaTGCTATCCTCGGACAGCACAATAATGTCACGGCTAACAGTTCATCATAGCCTATCAGGCCATCACCAGGTATTTGCTACTGGATAGATCTTCTGCTCACAGATTTTCATGGAATACTTTATATACTATTTGTTCATGAGAAAGCTAGCTGCTTCTACACTACATGAAGTAGCAGAATTCCCTTGATGAAATTTACCACTTGACTCTAGCTTAATTGAACCAATCACCAAAAGCACAAATAGAACGAAGAACCAGAGACAGACAATTTATCACTGcctacaaatttgaaaaacattcacatataaatgcaTGATTACTACCCATTTAAAATAGGAACACTAATAAATTTGTGATTTCTTAGCTAAAGATTATTGCTTCTCCCGTTCGgtttacaaaaataacaaaggaaaaaaaacaaggatCAAGCTGCAATTTCCCATGTTCAATGACGAACAAGTTAGTAAAGCAATTTCAAAGAGCACCTACTTACAACTCAACATAGAGAAATAGTTGATCAGTGACCACGAAGTGAATATGTGCCTATTATCACCtatcacatgggtgcgggtgccggtgagGGATGCAGCAACAAATTGGGTATGGGTGCGgtgagagcatatatatatatatatatatatatatatgttatttgttatataagtaattttatttgtctatatttttgaacttttttttatcaaggttaccttgaatcgatatatcaatgaaaacccggccaaaactcatttgacaCCGTGTTGGGCAGCACTAGCACCCACACcgatgcgggtgcgggtgcacCACCATAGTTGGTGCACCTGTGTGACTTAGATTATCACGTAGATGAAGGTAACAGATGCAACATGGGTACTTCTATTGAAGTGTGGTAACAACATTGCAGCCATATTGGAACTTGGGCACTTCTCATATAGGTCATTATGCTTAGTATGAAAGGTATCtagcatttctttttaaattgttaaGCAACATACTTGTCATATTTCAAACATCTAGTGTTTAATTCCCAATCTCCAACTTGATTTGTAgagcatttttgaaaaatttagtgTTCCTTCGTAGCTTAACGTTATCTATAacatttgtttttaaattgtTAAGTAACACACTTGTCATATTTCAAACATCTAGTGTTTAACTCCCAATTTGCAGCTAGATATGTAaagcatttttgaaaaaatcacaGTTACTTTGTAGCTTAATGTTTTTCATATACATAAATAACAGTATCCTCTATCCTGTACCCAAATCTTATACAATAGACTTATCATACCTTGTACCTCCACTTGTATCTATGTGACATGGGTGCTAAACATCACATAGGCCTCAACCCTCTAAGGTGCCTAGATGCCACATAGAAACTTAAAGGTATCAAGTGCAACATAACATAATCCAATCCATATTTATACATTATGATTTAAAATATAGAAATTGTTTTGGACAAAGATATTTGCAGTCCAGAGTGACAACGGCTTTACAAAtggatagaaaaacaaaaaggctgaaacacaagaaagaaaacactTACAGCCCAAGAGTGTCAAACAGAGAAGCAAACGGAAGTCTTACAACCGGCCCACTTTGTGCATCACTCTCCACATCTACAAGGTCAACTACAATATGAAGCAGAGTTAAAATTGATGTTGCAAAATACGAAGTACCACTGTAACAATCGGACAAACATGAACTTACACTCAACATCTCTTGCATTTTCCAAAGCTCTGCAGTAGGAATTCTCATCAAAAAATGAATCTACTTTAAGGCACCCATTAGCGTTGTTAATTGCTTCGATTTTCTCCAGAGAAGAGTTGTCCGCATTGATGCGCTTCCGATAATGGATGAGAATAAGCAAGATAAGGAGGCTGTTATCTGCCAATGAACTCCTTGATCCTTCACCACTAGAACTAACAAGATAGTTGAACGTGTAATATGgcagaagaacaaaagaagctGCAAGAAGCGTTTACAAAAGTTTCTTTCAATTTGATGCCCAGCATCTAAACATCTTAATTGCACGtatttatgaagaaaaaaagcacATATGAGGGGAACTCTATTCTCTCTTCTATTCCAAATATCTTgagtaaaagaaagaaagcatacagtcaaacaaataaaagtacCATAGTTCTTGCTTATACTTTATTCTTGAAATTTGACACCAAAAAAAGGGTATGTACCAGCAGCAGATCCAACTTTTTGTAGAACACCAGATTGGCCTCCAGAAACAGGCAGATAAGATGTAGAAGCAAAAGGCATGCCAGGCCTTGTAATATACGTAAGCAATAATTTGCGAACAACAGAACCAACTAAGGCATTGCcctgcaaaaggaaaaataacaaCGTCGACCAAATTCTAGATAGAAGATAAAATTAACAGTCAGAAAATTTCAGAAGTCAGGACCCTTACTTGCATCATTGCAGCATCAATAAATGGATGGACATCTTTTGGCCCTGGAGAGGGCCCAGATCGAAGCTGGGTCGACATAGCCACAAGCATCAAGTTAAGCACTTCATGATGGAGGAGACATGAATCGGAACTTGCAATAAAGTACAGTAGAATTATCAGCAACAGCAAACAGAAGTTTTATTCTTTCTCATAGGTATGTAGCAAAAACCAGTCAAAAAGGAGAGGAGAAAAACAACTTCTACCTTATCTCTGACATGCTGATAAAGCTAAGTAAGCCCTTCATGATAAAAGCTCCAACCTGACCTAAACCACAGCCAAAACCTTGCATAATTAATAACTCCTTAAGAATAAAAAGAGGATACTTAAACGAAACCAGAACCCAGGTTTTATGGAACGAAGAAAGGTATAAGTTATAACTATTTCCAACAATTTAGACCTGAAAAGTGTGCATATTTAAGCTATGGGGACTTTATAAGCATGATAATCCCTGCAGGCTGCTGGACCAAACTCAGGTTTAGCCCAATGTTGTCAGAATTGGGCCTGAATGAATCACTTTGAATCAAATCAGTGGCAAACCAATTCGATTTGGTGGCTGATTCAACTGCACCATGTGTCagcttttaactatttttaaaaatattttaagatttttaatttttaatttttttttaggataTCTTTGGCCAATCCACGattgattcagctgaatcagtGAATCAACCCATTTGGTTTAGGAACCAATTTCTACAACACTGATTTAGCTAGATTCAACTCAATCAACAGCAAAACAATTACAAACCATTACATAAGTATGAGATTAAGCAACACATAGAAGCCTACAttatgtaagagagagagagaaaggacaaaatgatcaattaccATTTTGGAAATTCTTGTGCATTTCTTCCTCCTCAAGGATAAGATAAAGCTCTTCAAAGTTGTTGCTCTTGGCATTTTCtatcaaatatttcaagaaaatagaAGATATATGTGTTCCATTTATAGCTTTTAAGTAAAGGGTGGGTGTCGCTGCACCTACAGCTGTCAATTCTTGCAAGCACAAGACAAGTATGATCATAATCTTGGCGAGGTGCCTCGTGTAGTAATTATTCTGTGCTGCATAAGGtcagatataaaaaatagaCCACCATCAGCATAcagaaaatcaaacatgaacgaagagaatggaaaaaataatcGTACAACCAACAAGGTAGCTATTTGCTCGGTTCAGCCAAATAACTATATGATGTTACCAATACATTCACAATGACAATAAACTACCAAACTATAGATTAGGGACctaaaaaacaataacaaatagcACATATTACAATTGTACAGTGCATTCAACAATACATTAACACTGTTTCTATTGCCATTAAACTTTTAGCTGCTTTTCAAAGAAACTGCCTTGAAAAGCACCCCAGTTTTCCAAAGGGGAAATAATGATGAAATCAAAAGATAGATGAGACAACTCCACACATGGCTATCTAAACCAAACCTGAAATCTCAGGTTGGGCTTTACATACCTGAGACCTAATTAGTACCTACTATCTCCTCTGCAGATCATCATCATAGAGAAGCAGCTCAAAACCTTAAGAACCCTTGCGTGAAATAAGCAAAAAGATTACAAGCAAGGGAATGTGAAAACTCAGATGGATGAAGCCAGATCATGGATGGCTATCTGAAAACAGAAATTGAGGTGAAGCTTATCACTCATGTGACTTTGGGGTACCAAAACGCAATCTCCCCGATTATACAGACCAAATGGTTTCCTCCATTTAGCTGCGGGCCATCGATCAGCATTGTTAGCTAACGAACGAGTTAATTGATGGTTCCTCCAAATCGTTCTTCCCAATTTTCTCTTCTATTTACATCCCTTTTTCATGGCTTTAATATGCATATTGATGAATTACTGAACGTGAAGAGCTATATTACAAAGGTCCGAACACtgcaaagcaaaagaaaaatctatcGACCAAGATTGCAAGATAGGTGCGGCAACCACAAATGGTTTTCGCGCAAGGAATTTTTTGTCTCAGAAAAGTGAAGAATCAAATGCCATCAGAATTTGACATAACCCGTCAAGAACCCACGCagatacacacacgcacacacacaaacgGTGTGCAATGTGATCCATCTAGCATTTTTACACAATTATCAAATGCATTCACGACGAACAGAAACAAACAGGTTCCAACTCAAAACCTCAGATAAACGTaaacgaaaagaaaagaaaaaaagcaaaagagagagagaaagagagaacagaTGAAACGACTCGTTCGGTAACTCACCTAGAGCCTGGCAGGCCTCAAGCACCCTCTCCTCCGGCCACCGTACAGTCAAGGGCAGCTCGAGCAGCTCTTGCCAAAAATTCGACGATAGTGGAACCGGCTTCTCACCGACAAAGACGCCGAGGAGGCCCTCCGCCTCGGTGCGAAGTCGCGCAGCCCTCCTCGGAGTTGACGGGACGCCGCCCATGGCGTCTTCCCTCTGGATCACCCCCCTTCTTCTTAAAGATAAGCTGCTACTCGGGGGTCCTTCTCTTCCGCGAGATCCCGAGATTCATCCAGGCAAGAAACTGTAAGGACCTATAAACTGCAGACTGGATAAGAATAACAAGACAGAATGGAGATCAGAACGTTGAAAGAGAGAGCGGAAGGAAGAAGGATTAGGGTTTCTCTTGGAGTTTCGGGGTTCTTGCTCCCTTCGTTTACTTCTGGATCCGACTGCGTGAGAAGAAGATCGGAAAAGGACAACGGAGAAGCTTACGGGAGAAGGAAGACGAATGAATctgtgaaaggaagaaaagtccCGACCCTTGTGTGTGAATTGAGATATCTGTCAGGACAGTCTCATAAAAGTGGCTGTTTTTTCCagcaatataaaaaaaatatcaaataaatttCTGTAACATCGTCAACTAAATTGGCAAGAATGTTATCTAGTgacataaaataatattaaaaaatacaagtaacgttttttcatgttcaagttaaaatttttgaaacttttaatttattaaaagaaatcTGAAAAGATTAATTATAAGCAAAACACTAGGATTGAAattaaccttttttttcaaatgtttgcaAAATTGAATGCTTCGAAAGTGAATCATTTTACAAAAATGGATGCAAAAATTGACTTGTATGGCCTCAAAGGGGCGTAACGCAACTCAGGATCTTGGAGGCAAGAAGAGAGCCTCGTTTTGGGTGGTGGAAtgaacctctcgctcacccgaaagGTGTGTAACCCAACTGGTCATGTCAGCAATTGGTAGGCGACAAAGCCTTTCTACTGTGAGTAGTTTCATCAAGAACAATTAAGGAAAATAACCACATGTTTTGTTTAtcaagttttctttctttagttgGCCCCATGAATTAGGGTTGAAGTGAGTTCATtaaaaatcaaatcagatgTACAGCCAAAGTAAATCCTTATATTATATAGACCTATTATTCATCTTTAATCAATGCCCTTAAATTTTGTAACTACTTGAATAAATAGATGCGTACAAGGAGTTTTGATATCCAAGCAACTTATTTGATACGGATCAACTCAAGTTGGGCAACTGGATTTAATTTCACCATACAAGGACGTGATTTACTTTCATCTCATGATTCTACGGCATGTGTTCTTCATTAAGATGCTCTAGATCAGAAAAGAACAGCTTGTTTCATTTTTACTCTCGAGCCTCTACGAGCAATTAAATCTTGTTCCATTCAATTTCCAATGCATTTAGTTATTCAGCCCTGTCAGCATCCCTGAGGTTGGGCAGCCTTAGAAAGTTGAGTCCACGAAGTGAAATTTGTGTTTTGAAAGATTCTTTTCAATCTAAAAGTTGTATTATTTTGTGCAAATACATTGTTAGATATAAAATGCTTAGGTAGAGACCTGTAAGGTGTTATCAAGGTGAATAATTAAGAGAAAATCATGGAGAAGAAGacataaaatattttagttATCCCTGTTGCATGATAACTTCATTGATCAAGTTGTTAATTTGATCTGATCTCCGTTCCATCAACATCTCCACAACacttctcgctctctctctcatctatGTACCAGAATAAAATAATCTTCAACAAAGTCAAGAAATCGTTGCAATCTGCCCTGCCCACATCTGGAAATGGGCAGTTCTCTGGTTGTCATCAGTGCTTGACGGCCACCGACAAACTAAACACAAAGAAACGCCCTAGATTCTCTGTCGTTATCACGCATCGAGCTTGTAGAAAGTTAAACGACATCATTTTAAGGGCAGCTATTTTGTTAGTTGAAGAGGACAGTTCCCGCATTTAAGATGCAGCCGCTCCAAGTGAGTCATGGATTCCTCAACTTCTCATGTTATCAACAACTTCGAGACCAAAGTTAAACCAGCAgatcatcaaaatcaatataattatgtttatgagaaaaacaCCTTGATCCCAACTATGCGATTTACGAGGCCAAACATCAAATTTCACCACGTCCCTCTTACTTTTTGCTGGCTGGATATCCCCTCTACGATCAAGGCAAATTGTTTGACTTACAGTCGTTTAAACTCGAGCAAACTCAACGGAAACCACCTTTCTGATATTTTGATGCCAAAAGCTTCTCCTTTTGATCCTTTGGCCTGCTTTTTGAGTGCCCTTGCAACAGGATTTTTACTTTAAACTACACTTTTCAGAAAACTTATGCCTTCCAAGAAGGTATTTTGCAGAGAACGATTGCTTCAAAGGAATATATCAACAATGCCGTCGAAGGTCTCGGAGTAATTTAGTTTCTTGCCCGAAAGAGAAGCAGGAGACAAGTCAAACTTTCTGTATTGTTCAAGTAAGCTCCAAGAACGTATTGCTCATGTAAGTTTCAGGTGACAACGTCAGGTCTCATTCTCTGCATGCACGCAAACGTAGCTTGCATCACCAATTCCTAGATCCCAAAATTAAAGTAGACCACTCGTACTGCATAAA
Coding sequences:
- the LOC116267969 gene encoding uncharacterized protein LOC116267969 isoform X1 translates to MGGVPSTPRRAARLRTEAEGLLGVFVGEKPVPLSSNFWQELLELPLTVRWPEERVLEACQALAQNNYYTRHLAKIMIILVLCLQELTAVGAATPTLYLKAINGTHISSIFLKYLIENAKSNNFEELYLILEEEEMHKNFQNGQVGAFIMKGLLSFISMSEISSDSCLLHHEVLNLMLVAMSTQLRSGPSPGPKDVHPFIDAAMMQGNALVGSVVRKLLLTYITRPGMPFASTSYLPVSGGQSGVLQKVGSAAASFVLLPYYTFNYLVSSSGEGSRSSLADNSLLILLILIHYRKRINADNSSLEKIEAINNANGCLKVDSFFDENSYCRALENARDVEFDLVDVESDAQSGPVVRLPFASLFDTLGLYLFDESSVLLLYSLVHGNSNFLEYVLVRTDLDTLLMPVLEMLYDASKRTSNQIYMLLIILLILSQDSSFNASIHKLILPSVPWYKERLLHHTSLGSLMVVILIRTVKYNLSKLRDVYLHTNCLATLANMAPHVHRLSAYASQRLVSLFDMLSRKYMKLAETRNDKILKIEGVFVEGEELSEDTSSELHIYTDFLRIVLEILNAILSYALPRNPEIVYAIMHRQEVFQPFKNHPRFSELLENIYTVLDFFNSRMDAQNMDGELSVEKVLQIIITNCRSWRGEGMKMFTQLRFTYEQEHNPEEFFIPYVWQLALSNSGIDFNPSAVHLISVESPPEEAYAENTAVMTPEGEQIV
- the LOC116267969 gene encoding uncharacterized protein LOC116267969 isoform X2; amino-acid sequence: MIILVLCLQELTAVGAATPTLYLKAINGTHISSIFLKYLIENAKSNNFEELYLILEEEEMHKNFQNGQVGAFIMKGLLSFISMSEISSDSCLLHHEVLNLMLVAMSTQLRSGPSPGPKDVHPFIDAAMMQGNALVGSVVRKLLLTYITRPGMPFASTSYLPVSGGQSGVLQKVGSAAASFVLLPYYTFNYLVSSSGEGSRSSLADNSLLILLILIHYRKRINADNSSLEKIEAINNANGCLKVDSFFDENSYCRALENARDVEFDLVDVESDAQSGPVVRLPFASLFDTLGLYLFDESSVLLLYSLVHGNSNFLEYVLVRTDLDTLLMPVLEMLYDASKRTSNQIYMLLIILLILSQDSSFNASIHKLILPSVPWYKERLLHHTSLGSLMVVILIRTVKYNLSKLRDVYLHTNCLATLANMAPHVHRLSAYASQRLVSLFDMLSRKYMKLAETRNDKILKIEGVFVEGEELSEDTSSELHIYTDFLRIVLEILNAILSYALPRNPEIVYAIMHRQEVFQPFKNHPRFSELLENIYTVLDFFNSRMDAQNMDGELSVEKVLQIIITNCRSWRGEGMKMFTQLRFTYEQEHNPEEFFIPYVWQLALSNSGIDFNPSAVHLISVESPPEEAYAENTAVMTPEGEQIV